One Glandiceps talaboti chromosome 20, keGlaTala1.1, whole genome shotgun sequence genomic region harbors:
- the LOC144450470 gene encoding uncharacterized protein LOC144450470 isoform X1 encodes MPKRSRKQRRSDLNVRRRYSQAVNARRVEEETPEDRTCSNDTDIPRNQTERGKTKCSGNIGTSSLPQNEQKSGEDGTEVELLTCHVSNEAVVPQSMLWSSTMRQTSQIGLIKPVHTLYEEGEKSGHLPMNKFKVQILGDSSVGKTSLRKALMGDEFDPREGSTTGIETTTCEYHSVNESWLRIHNRRNEFEENISWYIAENIGRFTHTITWDHWRSNLFNVFLISFCFILTNDLTTSALITVILSIIFCLTSTLSYFLWRKYDFDLVAFFTFIVTICNITYCICVGEDYRLTLTSFEVIGFLIGMSFGLGYKYLLFTTMSTLFCFYTTYNIDVLHKRIHHVYRIMGVYPFVCMLVSAIIYKYWNPNMLNTNIQMSFMFIICIPYVYTLLPESHYVSFYALTLTIAVLFLIIGFKFGREYINIFGSTTPRKRFLFLVFLPNLEFLFFAFFPSKRMHLIIRFFGNLVFHLIQKGVEVVYLLKRVNLTAKVYHHLLVRLLKSEKRPLPVTLSLWDFAGQQFYYNTHHVFIASRAIYLIVFKLPNFKLCNNRDEQLKRLLFWLHSVCTHAMCSYPSIILVGTHRDSVSPDVREEIASYLKEKLFDTNAMYCNSLILNTDNTPLFSIENSITNENGTEILRQRVLSSLRENYDKDTYPIRWARFLPFLNINIQEYGKERKDKKKDKKKRVTTFEYAAEIAKDLVGIEDRDELTRMLRFFHQAGEVIYLDNDPVLRQFVILDPQLLVDVMKTIVNIPDERKRKEMSVYWNQLEMRGILHHILLKRLLKPFAPDAKVMVTLLQAYDLIYPLGKISKSTHGVSGFAEEYVIPSMRPVYTDDPATLGPITPDKVFYFDFGYFKPDSILSRLLAKGIGISQTSLVYRNVGRFTIDGEYSFRMELVENLPEQHLIKITIASTIGSNPFSLLRRLYNFVNAMANREFPNLVYKCGILCPFPSPHEGCENERMLHILELASHERDFPFATRKVTRQCNGVPHIIKLQGRLQYEGRTGEARDEYLSNKRDVITKEQENDPSIYDVYIICATGDRNWVEDEVMRVLQLGPERLQVRVNVYDDKDNINPSYLKNCPVNIVVMSRHLVKNARCTEEIEMSSLQHSDANVIYVLRDDHKMTIALKNSLPSSSECLDFASYQGEHHQHYVVLQRTIKTLIAKAST; translated from the exons ATGCCAAAAAGATCTAGAAAACAAAGAAGAAGTGACTTGAATGTCCGTAGAAGGTATTCGCAG GCAGTAAACGCGAGGAGAGTCGAGGAAGAGACGCCGGAAGATAGGACATGTTCGAACGATACTGATATACCGAGGAATCAAACAGAGCGTGGTAAGACTAAGTGTAGTGGTAACATAGGAACCTCAAGCCTGCcacaaaatgaacagaaaag TGGAGAAGACGGAACAGAAGTCGAACTTTTAACATGCCATGTGTCAAATGAAGCCGTTGTACCGCAATCGATGCTTTGGTCTTCAACGATGAGACAAACATCACAAATCGGTCTAATAAAACCTGTTCACACCTTATACGAAGAGGGGGAAAAATCCGGTCATCTTCCAATGAATaaattcaaagttcaaattCTTGGTGATAGTTCTGTCGGTAAAACAAGTTTAAGGAAAGCTCTAATGGGAGACGAGTTCGATCCTCGGGAAGGAAGTACTACCGGTATTGAGACCACTACGTGCGAGTACCATAGCGTAAACGAATCTTGGCTCCGCATTCATAATCGACGAAATGAGTTTGAGGAAAACATATCATGGTATATAGCAGAGAACATTGGCCGATTTACACACACGATAACCTGGGATCATTGGCGCTCAAATCTTTTCAATGTATTTCTGATATCATTTTGCTTTATCCTGACGAATGATCTCACAACAAGTGCATTGATAACGGTCATTCTTAGCATTATCTTTTGCTTAACAAGCACATTAAGTTATTTTTTATGGAGGAAATATGATTTTGATCTTGTCGCTTTTTTCACTTTCATCGTTACAATATGTAATATCACATATTGCATATGTGTAGGCGAAGATTATCGTCTCACGCTGACCTCTTTTGAGGTCATCGGCTTTTTGATCGGCATGTCTTTTGGATTAGGTTATAAGTACTTATTGTTTACAACGATGTCCACCTTGTTCTGTTTTTACACAACATACAATATTGATGTACTTCATAAGAGAATACACCACGTTTACAGAATAATGGGTGTCTAtccatttgtgtgtatgttagtAAGTgcaattatttataaatattggaATCCAAATATGCTGAATACAAATATCCAAATGTCAtttatgtttattatttgtattcCATACGTGTACACACTTCTTCCAGAAAGTCATTATGTTTCATTCTATGCCCTTACTTTGACAATCGCAGTGCTATTCCTCATTATTGGATTTAAATTCGGTCGggaatatataaacatatttggATCCACAACACCACGGAAGAGGTTTCTGTTTTTAGTTTTCTTACCAAATCTCGAATTTCTTTTCTTTGCATTTTTCCCCAGCAAAAGAATGCACTTAATCATAAGGTTCTTTGGTAACCTCGTTTTCCATCTAATACAGAAAGGAGTCGAAGTCGTATATCTCCTAAAGAGAGTCAATTTAACAGCCAAAGTATACCATCATCTTCTTGTTAGACTTCTTAAATCAGAAAAAAGGCCACTACCAGTAACTCTCAGTCTTTGGGACTTTGCAGGGCAACAGTTTTACTATAACACTCACCATGTATTCATTGCTTCACGGGCTATCTATCTGATAGTTTTCAAGCTACCTAATTTCAAACTGTGTAACAACAGAGACGAACAACTAAAACGGCTTTTGTTTTGGCTGCATTCTGTGTGCACTCATGCAATGTGTTCCTACCCTTCGATAATTTTGGTAGGGACACACAGGGACAGTGTTTCACCTGATGTAAGAGAAGAGATAGCTAGTTATCTTAAAGAAAAGCTATTTGATACTAATGCTATGTATTGCAATAGCTTGATACTGAATACCGACAACACACCATTGTTTTCGATTGAAAACTCTATAACGAATGAGAATGGAACGGAGATTTTGCGACAAAGAGTATTATCCTCTTTGCGGGAAAACTACGACAAAGACACGTATCCGATTCGATGGGCTAGGTTTCTTCCCTTCCTTAACATAAACATTCAAGAATATGGCAAGGAGAGAAAAGacaaaaagaaagacaaaaagAAACGTGTCACCACTTTTGAGTACGCTGCAGAGATAGCCAAGGACCTTGTCGGAATAGAAGATAGAGACGAACTCACAAGAATGCTGAGATTCTTCCATCAGGCTGGAGAGGTTATTTACCTTGACAATGACCCAGTCCTGCGACAGTTTGTCATCTTAGACCCACAACTACTTGTTGATGTAATGAAAACTATCGTCAACATACCGGACGAGAGAAAGAGAAAGGAAATGTCAGTATATTGGAATCAGCTAGAAATGCGTGGGATACTTCATCACATACTGCTGAAAAGGCTTCTTAAACCGTTCGCCCCCGATGCGAAGGTGATGGTCACGCTTCTGCAAGCATATGACCTGATCTATCCATTAGGAAAGATTAGCAAGTCGACTCATGGCGTTTCAGGTTTTGCTGAAGAATACGTCATTCCATCAATGAGACCAGTATACACTGATGACCCGGCAACTCTTGGTCCAATCACACCCGATAAAGTGTTCTACTTTGACTTTGGATACTTTAAACCAGACTCAATCCTTAGTCGTTTGTTGGCCAAGGGCATCGGAATATCCCAGACTTCCTTAGTGTACCGTAATGTCGGTAGATTTACCATCGATGGAGAATATTCATTCAGAATGGAACTCGTAGAAAACCTTCCTGAGCAACATTTGATCAAGATTACAATTGCGTCAACGATTGGATCAAACCCTTTTTCATTACTGCGCAGACTATACAACTTTGTGAATGCCATGGCAAATAGAGAGTTTCCGAATTTAGTGTACAAGTGTGGGATACTATGTCCATTTCCGTCACCTCACGAAGGATGTGAAAACGAAAGAATGTTGCACATTCTAGAACTTGCCAGTCATGAGAGGGATTTTCCGTTTGCTACTAGGAAAGTTACCAGACAGTGCAATGGTGTACCTCACATTATCAAGTTACAGGGAAGACTACAATAT GAAGGGAGAACGGGTGAGGCTAGAGATGAATATTTATCGAACAAGCGTGATGTAATTACTAAAGAACAAG AAAATGATCCATCAATTTACGatgtgtacatcatttgtgCCACGGGAGACAGGAACTGGGTGGAAGATGAAGTCATGCGTGTCCTTCAGTTAGGTCCCGAAAGGTTGCAGGTCAGAGTCAACGTCTACGACGATAAAGACAACATCAACCCATCATACCTGAAAAATTGTCCTGTAAACATCGTTGTTATGAGTCGGCATTTGGTCAAGAACGCAAGGTGTACAGAAGAAATAGAGATGTCAAGTCTCCAGCACAGCGATGCCAATGTCATTTATGTGTTACGTGATGATCACAAGATGACGATCGCATTGAAAAACTCACTACCGTCATCTAGTGAATGCCTTGATTTTGCAAGTTATCAAGGAGAACATCATCAACATTATGTAGTACTGCAAAGAACGATTAAGACACTGATAGCAAAAGCATCAACCTGA
- the LOC144450470 gene encoding uncharacterized protein LOC144450470 isoform X2: MPKRSRKQRRSDLNVRRRYSQAVNARRVEEETPEDRTCSNDTDIPRNQTERGKTKCSGNIGTSSLPQNEQKSGEDGTEVELLTCHVSNEAVVPQSMLWSSTMRQTSQIGLIKPVHTLYEEGEKSGHLPMNKFKVQILGDSSVGKTSLRKALMGDEFDPREGSTTGIETTTCEYHSVNESWLRIHNRRNEFEENISWYIAENIGRFTHTITWDHWRSNLFNVFLISFCFILTNDLTTSALITVILSIIFCLTSTLSYFLWRKYDFDLVAFFTFIVTICNITYCICVGEDYRLTLTSFEVIGFLIGMSFGLGYKYLLFTTMSTLFCFYTTYNIDVLHKRIHHVYRIMGVYPFVCMLVSAIIYKYWNPNMLNTNIQMSFMFIICIPYVYTLLPESHYVSFYALTLTIAVLFLIIGFKFGREYINIFGSTTPRKRFLFLVFLPNLEFLFFAFFPSKRMHLIIRFFGNLVFHLIQKGVEVVYLLKRVNLTAKVYHHLLVRLLKSEKRPLPVTLSLWDFAGQQFYYNTHHVFIASRAIYLIVFKLPNFKLCNNRDEQLKRLLFWLHSVCTHAMCSYPSIILVGTHRDSVSPDVREEIASYLKEKLFDTNAMYCNSLILNTDNTPLFSIENSITNENGTEILRQRVLSSLRENYDKDTYPIRWARFLPFLNINIQEYGKERKDKKKDKKKRVTTFEYAAEIAKDLVGIEDRDELTRMLRFFHQAGEVIYLDNDPVLRQFVILDPQLLVDVMKTIVNIPDERKRKEMSVYWNQLEMRGILHHILLKRLLKPFAPDAKVMVTLLQAYDLIYPLGKISKSTHGVSGFAEEYVIPSMRPVYTDDPATLGPITPDKVFYFDFGYFKPDSILSRLLAKGIGISQTSLVYRNVGRFTIDGEYSFRMELVENLPEQHLIKITIASTIGSNPFSLLRRLYNFVNAMANREFPNLVYKCGILCPFPSPHEGCENERMLHILELASHERDFPFATRKVTRQCNGVPHIIKLQGRLQYKMIHQFTMCTSFVPRETGTGWKMKSCVSFS; encoded by the exons ATGCCAAAAAGATCTAGAAAACAAAGAAGAAGTGACTTGAATGTCCGTAGAAGGTATTCGCAG GCAGTAAACGCGAGGAGAGTCGAGGAAGAGACGCCGGAAGATAGGACATGTTCGAACGATACTGATATACCGAGGAATCAAACAGAGCGTGGTAAGACTAAGTGTAGTGGTAACATAGGAACCTCAAGCCTGCcacaaaatgaacagaaaag TGGAGAAGACGGAACAGAAGTCGAACTTTTAACATGCCATGTGTCAAATGAAGCCGTTGTACCGCAATCGATGCTTTGGTCTTCAACGATGAGACAAACATCACAAATCGGTCTAATAAAACCTGTTCACACCTTATACGAAGAGGGGGAAAAATCCGGTCATCTTCCAATGAATaaattcaaagttcaaattCTTGGTGATAGTTCTGTCGGTAAAACAAGTTTAAGGAAAGCTCTAATGGGAGACGAGTTCGATCCTCGGGAAGGAAGTACTACCGGTATTGAGACCACTACGTGCGAGTACCATAGCGTAAACGAATCTTGGCTCCGCATTCATAATCGACGAAATGAGTTTGAGGAAAACATATCATGGTATATAGCAGAGAACATTGGCCGATTTACACACACGATAACCTGGGATCATTGGCGCTCAAATCTTTTCAATGTATTTCTGATATCATTTTGCTTTATCCTGACGAATGATCTCACAACAAGTGCATTGATAACGGTCATTCTTAGCATTATCTTTTGCTTAACAAGCACATTAAGTTATTTTTTATGGAGGAAATATGATTTTGATCTTGTCGCTTTTTTCACTTTCATCGTTACAATATGTAATATCACATATTGCATATGTGTAGGCGAAGATTATCGTCTCACGCTGACCTCTTTTGAGGTCATCGGCTTTTTGATCGGCATGTCTTTTGGATTAGGTTATAAGTACTTATTGTTTACAACGATGTCCACCTTGTTCTGTTTTTACACAACATACAATATTGATGTACTTCATAAGAGAATACACCACGTTTACAGAATAATGGGTGTCTAtccatttgtgtgtatgttagtAAGTgcaattatttataaatattggaATCCAAATATGCTGAATACAAATATCCAAATGTCAtttatgtttattatttgtattcCATACGTGTACACACTTCTTCCAGAAAGTCATTATGTTTCATTCTATGCCCTTACTTTGACAATCGCAGTGCTATTCCTCATTATTGGATTTAAATTCGGTCGggaatatataaacatatttggATCCACAACACCACGGAAGAGGTTTCTGTTTTTAGTTTTCTTACCAAATCTCGAATTTCTTTTCTTTGCATTTTTCCCCAGCAAAAGAATGCACTTAATCATAAGGTTCTTTGGTAACCTCGTTTTCCATCTAATACAGAAAGGAGTCGAAGTCGTATATCTCCTAAAGAGAGTCAATTTAACAGCCAAAGTATACCATCATCTTCTTGTTAGACTTCTTAAATCAGAAAAAAGGCCACTACCAGTAACTCTCAGTCTTTGGGACTTTGCAGGGCAACAGTTTTACTATAACACTCACCATGTATTCATTGCTTCACGGGCTATCTATCTGATAGTTTTCAAGCTACCTAATTTCAAACTGTGTAACAACAGAGACGAACAACTAAAACGGCTTTTGTTTTGGCTGCATTCTGTGTGCACTCATGCAATGTGTTCCTACCCTTCGATAATTTTGGTAGGGACACACAGGGACAGTGTTTCACCTGATGTAAGAGAAGAGATAGCTAGTTATCTTAAAGAAAAGCTATTTGATACTAATGCTATGTATTGCAATAGCTTGATACTGAATACCGACAACACACCATTGTTTTCGATTGAAAACTCTATAACGAATGAGAATGGAACGGAGATTTTGCGACAAAGAGTATTATCCTCTTTGCGGGAAAACTACGACAAAGACACGTATCCGATTCGATGGGCTAGGTTTCTTCCCTTCCTTAACATAAACATTCAAGAATATGGCAAGGAGAGAAAAGacaaaaagaaagacaaaaagAAACGTGTCACCACTTTTGAGTACGCTGCAGAGATAGCCAAGGACCTTGTCGGAATAGAAGATAGAGACGAACTCACAAGAATGCTGAGATTCTTCCATCAGGCTGGAGAGGTTATTTACCTTGACAATGACCCAGTCCTGCGACAGTTTGTCATCTTAGACCCACAACTACTTGTTGATGTAATGAAAACTATCGTCAACATACCGGACGAGAGAAAGAGAAAGGAAATGTCAGTATATTGGAATCAGCTAGAAATGCGTGGGATACTTCATCACATACTGCTGAAAAGGCTTCTTAAACCGTTCGCCCCCGATGCGAAGGTGATGGTCACGCTTCTGCAAGCATATGACCTGATCTATCCATTAGGAAAGATTAGCAAGTCGACTCATGGCGTTTCAGGTTTTGCTGAAGAATACGTCATTCCATCAATGAGACCAGTATACACTGATGACCCGGCAACTCTTGGTCCAATCACACCCGATAAAGTGTTCTACTTTGACTTTGGATACTTTAAACCAGACTCAATCCTTAGTCGTTTGTTGGCCAAGGGCATCGGAATATCCCAGACTTCCTTAGTGTACCGTAATGTCGGTAGATTTACCATCGATGGAGAATATTCATTCAGAATGGAACTCGTAGAAAACCTTCCTGAGCAACATTTGATCAAGATTACAATTGCGTCAACGATTGGATCAAACCCTTTTTCATTACTGCGCAGACTATACAACTTTGTGAATGCCATGGCAAATAGAGAGTTTCCGAATTTAGTGTACAAGTGTGGGATACTATGTCCATTTCCGTCACCTCACGAAGGATGTGAAAACGAAAGAATGTTGCACATTCTAGAACTTGCCAGTCATGAGAGGGATTTTCCGTTTGCTACTAGGAAAGTTACCAGACAGTGCAATGGTGTACCTCACATTATCAAGTTACAGGGAAGACTACAATAT AAAATGATCCATCAATTTACGatgtgtacatcatttgtgCCACGGGAGACAGGAACTGGGTGGAAGATGAAGTCATGCGTGTCCTTCAGTTAG
- the LOC144450470 gene encoding uncharacterized protein LOC144450470 isoform X3, with the protein MPKRSRKQRRSDLNVRRRYSQAVNARRVEEETPEDRTCSNDTDIPRNQTERGKTKCSGNIGTSSLPQNEQKSGEDGTEVELLTCHVSNEAVVPQSMLWSSTMRQTSQIGLIKPVHTLYEEGEKSGHLPMNKFKVQILGDSSVGKTSLRKALMGDEFDPREGSTTGIETTTCEYHSVNESWLRIHNRRNEFEENISWYIAENIGRFTHTITWDHWRSNLFNVFLISFCFILTNDLTTSALITVILSIIFCLTSTLSYFLWRKYDFDLVAFFTFIVTICNITYCICVGEDYRLTLTSFEVIGFLIGMSFGLGYKYLLFTTMSTLFCFYTTYNIDVLHKRIHHVYRIMGVYPFVCMLVSAIIYKYWNPNMLNTNIQMSFMFIICIPYVYTLLPESHYVSFYALTLTIAVLFLIIGFKFGREYINIFGSTTPRKRFLFLVFLPNLEFLFFAFFPSKRMHLIIRFFGNLVFHLIQKGVEVVYLLKRVNLTAKVYHHLLVRLLKSEKRPLPVTLSLWDFAGQQFYYNTHHVFIASRAIYLIVFKLPNFKLCNNRDEQLKRLLFWLHSVCTHAMCSYPSIILVGTHRDSVSPDVREEIASYLKEKLFDTNAMYCNSLILNTDNTPLFSIENSITNENGTEILRQRVLSSLRENYDKDTYPIRWARFLPFLNINIQEYGKERKDKKKDKKKRVTTFEYAAEIAKDLVGIEDRDELTRMLRFFHQAGEVIYLDNDPVLRQFVILDPQLLVDVMKTIVNIPDERKRKEMSVYWNQLEMRGILHHILLKRLLKPFAPDAKVMVTLLQAYDLIYPLGKISKSTHGVSGFAEEYVIPSMRPVYTDDPATLGPITPDKVFYFDFGYFKPDSILSRLLAKGIGISQTSLVYRNVGRFTIDGEYSFRMELVENLPEQHLIKITIASTIGSNPFSLLRRLYNFVNAMANREFPNLVYKCGILCPFPSPHEGCENERMLHILELASHERDFPFATRKVTRQCNGVPHIIKLQGRLQYGERVRLEMNIYRTSVM; encoded by the exons ATGCCAAAAAGATCTAGAAAACAAAGAAGAAGTGACTTGAATGTCCGTAGAAGGTATTCGCAG GCAGTAAACGCGAGGAGAGTCGAGGAAGAGACGCCGGAAGATAGGACATGTTCGAACGATACTGATATACCGAGGAATCAAACAGAGCGTGGTAAGACTAAGTGTAGTGGTAACATAGGAACCTCAAGCCTGCcacaaaatgaacagaaaag TGGAGAAGACGGAACAGAAGTCGAACTTTTAACATGCCATGTGTCAAATGAAGCCGTTGTACCGCAATCGATGCTTTGGTCTTCAACGATGAGACAAACATCACAAATCGGTCTAATAAAACCTGTTCACACCTTATACGAAGAGGGGGAAAAATCCGGTCATCTTCCAATGAATaaattcaaagttcaaattCTTGGTGATAGTTCTGTCGGTAAAACAAGTTTAAGGAAAGCTCTAATGGGAGACGAGTTCGATCCTCGGGAAGGAAGTACTACCGGTATTGAGACCACTACGTGCGAGTACCATAGCGTAAACGAATCTTGGCTCCGCATTCATAATCGACGAAATGAGTTTGAGGAAAACATATCATGGTATATAGCAGAGAACATTGGCCGATTTACACACACGATAACCTGGGATCATTGGCGCTCAAATCTTTTCAATGTATTTCTGATATCATTTTGCTTTATCCTGACGAATGATCTCACAACAAGTGCATTGATAACGGTCATTCTTAGCATTATCTTTTGCTTAACAAGCACATTAAGTTATTTTTTATGGAGGAAATATGATTTTGATCTTGTCGCTTTTTTCACTTTCATCGTTACAATATGTAATATCACATATTGCATATGTGTAGGCGAAGATTATCGTCTCACGCTGACCTCTTTTGAGGTCATCGGCTTTTTGATCGGCATGTCTTTTGGATTAGGTTATAAGTACTTATTGTTTACAACGATGTCCACCTTGTTCTGTTTTTACACAACATACAATATTGATGTACTTCATAAGAGAATACACCACGTTTACAGAATAATGGGTGTCTAtccatttgtgtgtatgttagtAAGTgcaattatttataaatattggaATCCAAATATGCTGAATACAAATATCCAAATGTCAtttatgtttattatttgtattcCATACGTGTACACACTTCTTCCAGAAAGTCATTATGTTTCATTCTATGCCCTTACTTTGACAATCGCAGTGCTATTCCTCATTATTGGATTTAAATTCGGTCGggaatatataaacatatttggATCCACAACACCACGGAAGAGGTTTCTGTTTTTAGTTTTCTTACCAAATCTCGAATTTCTTTTCTTTGCATTTTTCCCCAGCAAAAGAATGCACTTAATCATAAGGTTCTTTGGTAACCTCGTTTTCCATCTAATACAGAAAGGAGTCGAAGTCGTATATCTCCTAAAGAGAGTCAATTTAACAGCCAAAGTATACCATCATCTTCTTGTTAGACTTCTTAAATCAGAAAAAAGGCCACTACCAGTAACTCTCAGTCTTTGGGACTTTGCAGGGCAACAGTTTTACTATAACACTCACCATGTATTCATTGCTTCACGGGCTATCTATCTGATAGTTTTCAAGCTACCTAATTTCAAACTGTGTAACAACAGAGACGAACAACTAAAACGGCTTTTGTTTTGGCTGCATTCTGTGTGCACTCATGCAATGTGTTCCTACCCTTCGATAATTTTGGTAGGGACACACAGGGACAGTGTTTCACCTGATGTAAGAGAAGAGATAGCTAGTTATCTTAAAGAAAAGCTATTTGATACTAATGCTATGTATTGCAATAGCTTGATACTGAATACCGACAACACACCATTGTTTTCGATTGAAAACTCTATAACGAATGAGAATGGAACGGAGATTTTGCGACAAAGAGTATTATCCTCTTTGCGGGAAAACTACGACAAAGACACGTATCCGATTCGATGGGCTAGGTTTCTTCCCTTCCTTAACATAAACATTCAAGAATATGGCAAGGAGAGAAAAGacaaaaagaaagacaaaaagAAACGTGTCACCACTTTTGAGTACGCTGCAGAGATAGCCAAGGACCTTGTCGGAATAGAAGATAGAGACGAACTCACAAGAATGCTGAGATTCTTCCATCAGGCTGGAGAGGTTATTTACCTTGACAATGACCCAGTCCTGCGACAGTTTGTCATCTTAGACCCACAACTACTTGTTGATGTAATGAAAACTATCGTCAACATACCGGACGAGAGAAAGAGAAAGGAAATGTCAGTATATTGGAATCAGCTAGAAATGCGTGGGATACTTCATCACATACTGCTGAAAAGGCTTCTTAAACCGTTCGCCCCCGATGCGAAGGTGATGGTCACGCTTCTGCAAGCATATGACCTGATCTATCCATTAGGAAAGATTAGCAAGTCGACTCATGGCGTTTCAGGTTTTGCTGAAGAATACGTCATTCCATCAATGAGACCAGTATACACTGATGACCCGGCAACTCTTGGTCCAATCACACCCGATAAAGTGTTCTACTTTGACTTTGGATACTTTAAACCAGACTCAATCCTTAGTCGTTTGTTGGCCAAGGGCATCGGAATATCCCAGACTTCCTTAGTGTACCGTAATGTCGGTAGATTTACCATCGATGGAGAATATTCATTCAGAATGGAACTCGTAGAAAACCTTCCTGAGCAACATTTGATCAAGATTACAATTGCGTCAACGATTGGATCAAACCCTTTTTCATTACTGCGCAGACTATACAACTTTGTGAATGCCATGGCAAATAGAGAGTTTCCGAATTTAGTGTACAAGTGTGGGATACTATGTCCATTTCCGTCACCTCACGAAGGATGTGAAAACGAAAGAATGTTGCACATTCTAGAACTTGCCAGTCATGAGAGGGATTTTCCGTTTGCTACTAGGAAAGTTACCAGACAGTGCAATGGTGTACCTCACATTATCAAGTTACAGGGAAGACTACAATAT GGAGAACGGGTGAGGCTAGAGATGAATATTTATCGAACAAGCGTGATGTAA